A genomic window from Candidatus Thiocaldithrix dubininis includes:
- a CDS encoding PilZ domain-containing protein has translation MTIAQLVKSPVEGIPSLGLSLSDRHELHAHYMPFLKDAGLFVPTTEPFSLHQEIILQMRLAELGKRLTIPGRVVWLAPSQGQRQTEPGIGLQFTGEHRHKVKQFIEDVLGDLVKQTPAQTAY, from the coding sequence ATGACCATTGCACAGCTTGTGAAATCGCCTGTAGAAGGCATTCCTTCTTTAGGGCTTTCGTTATCTGATCGGCATGAATTGCATGCGCACTATATGCCGTTTTTAAAAGATGCCGGTTTATTTGTACCCACAACTGAACCGTTTAGTTTGCATCAAGAAATTATTCTGCAAATGCGCTTGGCAGAATTAGGCAAGCGTCTGACGATTCCGGGGCGCGTAGTATGGCTTGCACCCAGTCAAGGGCAGCGCCAAACTGAACCGGGTATTGGTTTGCAGTTTACGGGCGAACATCGGCATAAAGTGAAACAATTTATTGAAGATGTATTGGGCGATCTGGTAAAACAAACACCTGCTCAAACAGCTTATTAA